From a single Nostoc sp. MS1 genomic region:
- a CDS encoding nitroreductase: MFDLDQTIKDRHSTRKFLSQPVPRALLDEALTLAQLAPSNSNIQPWRLVFAQGGCRDRLQEALLNQAKQQPNVSPLPSAFQHYRQELGAQVYGAMGITRDDKANRQLAVLRNYEFFGAPMVAIVCMHRDLGVADALSVGMYLQTLVLSLTARGIGTCVEVSLADYPEIIRNELNISPELLIICGLAVGYSDPDFPANHLHISRESVEKNVSFQGD; the protein is encoded by the coding sequence ATGTTTGATCTTGACCAAACTATTAAAGACCGCCACTCAACACGCAAATTCTTATCTCAACCAGTGCCACGGGCTTTGCTCGATGAAGCTCTCACTCTAGCGCAATTAGCACCATCAAATTCAAACATCCAGCCGTGGCGGTTGGTGTTTGCCCAAGGTGGATGCCGCGATCGCTTGCAAGAGGCTTTACTAAACCAAGCCAAGCAGCAGCCTAACGTCTCTCCTTTGCCTTCCGCCTTCCAGCATTACCGCCAGGAATTAGGAGCGCAAGTCTACGGGGCGATGGGGATTACTCGTGACGATAAAGCGAATAGACAGTTGGCCGTTTTGCGTAATTACGAATTTTTTGGCGCACCAATGGTTGCTATTGTCTGTATGCACCGAGATTTGGGCGTTGCCGATGCTTTAAGTGTGGGGATGTATTTACAAACGCTGGTGTTGAGCTTAACTGCTCGTGGCATTGGCACTTGCGTAGAGGTTTCGCTAGCGGATTATCCCGAAATCATCCGTAACGAATTGAACATCTCACCGGAATTATTAATCATTTGTGGTTTAGCCGTTGGCTATTCCGATCCTGATTTTCCCGCTAATCATCTGCATATAAGCCGTGAGTCCGTTGAGAAAAACGTTTCGTTTCAGGGCGATTGA
- a CDS encoding alternative oxidase produces MKVLIQAIVSFFVFIVDFVYGNRSYPRFYVLETIARVPYFSYLSVLHLYETLGYWRKADLLKVHFAETWNELHHLLIMESMGGDRYWIDRFVAQHIAVAYYWVVVLIYMLFPKYAYYLMELIENHAYHTYDDYLKAHETELKAQTAPKVAINYYRDGDLYMFEETQFTSDHKFRRPKVDNLYDVFVNIRDDECEHVKTMEALQLPEARQTFKSPHTVFELVPTSVEQQD; encoded by the coding sequence ATGAAAGTTTTGATTCAAGCGATCGTCAGTTTTTTTGTATTTATTGTCGATTTCGTCTACGGAAATCGTTCTTACCCTCGGTTTTATGTGCTGGAAACAATCGCTCGCGTTCCTTATTTTTCCTATCTCTCGGTGCTGCATCTTTACGAGACGCTGGGTTACTGGCGCAAAGCTGACTTGTTGAAAGTTCATTTCGCCGAAACTTGGAACGAATTACATCATCTGTTAATTATGGAATCAATGGGTGGTGATCGCTATTGGATTGATCGCTTCGTTGCTCAACACATTGCAGTAGCATACTACTGGGTAGTCGTCCTCATCTATATGCTGTTTCCCAAGTATGCGTATTACCTAATGGAACTGATTGAAAATCATGCTTACCATACCTACGACGACTACTTGAAAGCTCATGAAACAGAACTGAAAGCTCAAACAGCGCCCAAAGTCGCAATTAACTACTACCGCGATGGCGATCTCTATATGTTTGAAGAAACCCAGTTTACATCAGATCATAAATTTCGCCGCCCGAAAGTGGATAATCTCTACGACGTATTCGTGAATATTCGAGATGACGAATGCGAACACGTCAAAACAATGGAGGCGCTCCAGCTACCAGAAGCACGGCAAACTTTCAAAAGTCCCCATACTGTTTTTGAATTGGTTCCTACCAGCGTCGAACAACAGGATTGA
- a CDS encoding GMC family oxidoreductase, producing MTQYDYVVIGAGSAGCVVANRLTEDGETTVLLLEAGNPATKPEIQIPVAWPSLLGTEVDWAYWSEPEQHLNKRKILCSRGKVTGGSSSLNAMIYIRGNRHDFDCWQELGNPGWSYAEVLPYFKKSENQQRGASEFHGVDGALSVTNPLAPAVMSEQFITAAEQLGYGRNPDFNGAQQEGAGLYQLTIKNGKRHSAAAAFLVPILARPNLTVQTGALVTRLLFKGTCTVGVEYLHQGTLHQVYVNQEVILSAGVFDSAKLLMLSGIGSAEHLHAFDIPVIVDLPGVGKNLQDHLLAVVGYQSSQAQPAIAPTSNIVEAGLFLHSGKTNEVAPDLQFLFSPALLSPTLTHDVSGATLVVCLIKPQSRGTVTLRSTNPLDPAVIQVNYLQFETDLQVLGEGMKIARQLAHSAAFDKVLREEVAPGKDITSDEAIADYIRQTANTYWHPVGTCKMGNDVLAVVDAQLRVHGIEGLRVVDASVMPTIPSGNTNASTIMIGEKAADLINPKSNEKSSILS from the coding sequence ATGACTCAATACGATTATGTGGTAATCGGTGCTGGTTCAGCAGGCTGTGTTGTTGCCAACCGTTTGACAGAAGATGGTGAAACAACAGTGTTGTTACTCGAAGCAGGCAATCCGGCGACTAAACCAGAGATCCAGATTCCTGTAGCTTGGCCAAGCTTGCTAGGAACGGAGGTTGATTGGGCTTACTGGAGTGAACCAGAACAACACCTCAATAAGCGGAAAATTTTGTGTTCCCGTGGTAAAGTCACTGGTGGCTCCAGTTCACTCAACGCCATGATATACATTCGAGGCAATCGCCACGATTTTGACTGTTGGCAAGAACTCGGCAATCCCGGCTGGAGTTACGCAGAAGTATTACCTTACTTCAAGAAATCAGAAAACCAGCAGCGAGGCGCGTCCGAATTTCACGGTGTTGATGGAGCCTTGAGCGTTACTAATCCGCTCGCGCCTGCTGTCATGTCAGAGCAATTTATCACAGCAGCAGAGCAACTCGGCTACGGCCGCAATCCCGATTTCAATGGCGCACAACAAGAAGGTGCGGGACTATATCAATTAACTATCAAAAATGGTAAGCGACATAGTGCCGCCGCCGCATTTCTTGTGCCGATTCTGGCTCGTCCTAATTTAACTGTTCAAACTGGTGCATTAGTGACTCGACTATTGTTTAAGGGAACTTGCACGGTTGGGGTTGAATATTTACACCAAGGAACACTGCACCAAGTTTATGTCAATCAGGAAGTGATTCTATCGGCAGGTGTGTTCGATTCTGCCAAGCTATTGATGCTCTCTGGAATTGGTTCGGCGGAACATCTACACGCCTTCGACATTCCAGTGATTGTTGATTTGCCTGGGGTGGGTAAAAATCTGCAAGATCATCTACTGGCGGTTGTTGGCTACCAATCGAGTCAAGCGCAACCTGCGATCGCACCTACCAGTAATATAGTCGAAGCTGGGCTATTTCTGCATAGCGGTAAAACTAACGAAGTTGCACCAGACTTACAGTTCCTCTTTAGCCCGGCTCTGTTGTCTCCAACTCTTACCCATGATGTTTCAGGAGCCACATTGGTTGTTTGTCTGATCAAACCTCAAAGTCGTGGTACTGTGACGCTGCGCTCAACAAATCCACTCGATCCAGCCGTTATTCAAGTGAACTATCTTCAGTTTGAGACTGATTTACAAGTGCTGGGAGAAGGCATGAAAATTGCCCGTCAACTTGCTCATTCTGCTGCTTTTGATAAAGTCTTGAGGGAGGAAGTGGCTCCCGGTAAAGATATAACCAGTGATGAAGCGATCGCTGATTACATTCGACAAACTGCTAATACCTATTGGCATCCTGTGGGTACGTGTAAAATGGGCAACGATGTACTGGCGGTAGTTGATGCTCAACTCCGAGTTCACGGAATTGAAGGATTGCGCGTTGTCGATGCCTCTGTAATGCCAACCATTCCATCTGGAAATACGAACGCATCTACGATCATGATTGGTGAAAAGGCAGCCGACTTAATTAACCCCAAAAGTAACGAAAAATCCAGCATCCTGTCTTAG
- a CDS encoding hybrid sensor histidine kinase/response regulator, which yields MKKSLSFLKTRSFPLQLVLIVPFVLQIFGAVGLVGYVSFKNSEKAVQDLAKQLMKRTSSQVNSHLETYLAIPHQINQINANAIRLGFLNVRYRQNVAKFFWQQMQAYDVTYISLNLPTGEGAGAARYDGKTVTIDDTTKYTSSNPKNNTTYLTDHDGNPTQVIDTSTWDTVNEVIYTEPIKAGKPIWSRIYTYYQSTYPPYIAASAGRPVYDAKGQLLAVVGVDIHLLKLSKFLRTLDISRSGQVFILERNGMLVANSALEQPFTVTSQEIKRIKATDSPNPVVSALAKDIQKRLPDLHTLTHAQDLKINFQGQKYYTNIAPWRDQYGLEWFIITSVPESSFMAQINANTQTTIWLCMGALAIATVSGIFTSRWLAIPILRVNQASQAVANGNLDQIVIGSSIQELQSLTHSFNQMAGQLRESFTALETSKAELEHRVLERTDQLQQAKEIAEAANRTKSEFLANMNHELRTPLNGILGYAQILLRDSATTPKQLKGLGVIHQCAYHLLTLINDILDLSKLEAQKMELYPQDFHLANFLASTVDICRVKAEQKGVEFYYQPTANLPTAIHADDKRLRQVLLNLLSNAVKFTDVGIVSFRIEVVDVPIESDHICRIRFQIKDTGIGIPPDKLATIFLPFEQAGKRERNIEGTGLGLAISQQIIEKMGSTIRVESVLGQGSCFWFEVDLPIASDWTPEQTNHEKVIGYQGERRKILVVDDYLENCLVVVNMLEPLGFKLAQASDGQAGFNTALQMRPDLIITDIHMSVMDGLEMTRRLRQLSDFATIPIIASPATLSQVDMHSSLEAGCNIFLPKPIEYTGLLAELKRLLQLQWVYEALPETAPAVATTDNEADLVLPPPTELTALYTAIQGGFMTDVQQQAQRIKQLAPEYAAFANRVLELCHNFDDEAILRLLERAI from the coding sequence ATGAAGAAGAGTTTATCTTTTCTAAAAACCCGCTCTTTCCCCTTGCAGTTGGTATTAATTGTACCCTTCGTATTGCAGATTTTTGGGGCAGTAGGATTGGTTGGGTATGTGTCATTCAAAAATAGTGAGAAAGCGGTTCAAGATTTGGCAAAGCAGTTGATGAAACGTACTAGCAGCCAAGTAAATAGCCATCTAGAAACCTATTTGGCAATTCCGCATCAAATCAACCAAATCAATGCTAATGCCATACGTTTGGGATTTTTAAATGTACGCTATCGCCAAAATGTTGCCAAATTTTTCTGGCAGCAAATGCAGGCTTATGATGTGACTTACATTAGCCTGAATCTACCTACAGGGGAAGGTGCTGGAGCAGCACGTTACGATGGTAAAACTGTCACCATTGATGATACGACTAAATATACATCTAGTAACCCTAAAAACAACACCACTTATCTGACAGATCACGATGGCAATCCTACTCAAGTTATCGATACGTCGACTTGGGACACTGTTAACGAGGTTATTTACACCGAACCCATCAAAGCCGGAAAACCTATCTGGAGTAGAATCTACACCTACTACCAATCTACATATCCACCCTACATTGCGGCATCAGCAGGTCGCCCAGTTTATGATGCTAAAGGTCAATTGTTGGCTGTGGTAGGGGTAGATATTCATCTGTTAAAACTGAGTAAATTTCTCCGCACATTAGATATCAGCCGCTCTGGGCAAGTATTTATCCTAGAGCGAAATGGCATGTTGGTAGCAAATTCCGCTCTAGAACAGCCTTTTACTGTTACCAGTCAGGAAATTAAACGCATCAAAGCCACAGACAGCCCCAATCCGGTTGTGAGCGCTTTAGCAAAAGATATCCAAAAGCGTCTTCCAGACCTGCATACCCTCACTCATGCTCAAGACCTCAAAATCAATTTTCAAGGACAGAAGTACTATACAAATATTGCGCCTTGGCGTGACCAATATGGCTTGGAATGGTTCATCATTACCAGCGTGCCAGAAAGTAGCTTTATGGCACAAATCAACGCTAATACCCAAACTACTATCTGGCTTTGTATGGGAGCATTGGCAATAGCAACGGTGAGCGGGATTTTCACCTCACGTTGGTTAGCAATTCCCATCCTGCGCGTTAATCAGGCGAGTCAGGCAGTAGCAAATGGTAACTTAGACCAAATAGTTATCGGCAGCAGCATTCAAGAACTGCAATCTCTTACCCATTCCTTCAACCAAATGGCCGGGCAACTGCGTGAATCCTTCACTGCTTTAGAAACAAGTAAGGCAGAACTAGAGCATCGAGTACTAGAACGGACAGATCAATTGCAACAGGCCAAGGAAATCGCCGAAGCCGCCAACCGCACCAAGAGCGAATTTCTCGCCAACATGAACCACGAACTGCGGACTCCACTCAATGGCATTCTCGGCTATGCCCAAATCCTCCTGCGTGACTCTGCTACTACCCCAAAACAACTTAAAGGACTGGGTGTAATTCACCAGTGCGCTTACCACTTGTTAACCCTGATCAACGATATTTTGGATCTGTCGAAGTTGGAAGCCCAGAAGATGGAACTCTATCCCCAGGACTTCCACTTAGCAAATTTCCTCGCCTCCACCGTTGATATCTGCCGAGTTAAGGCTGAACAAAAGGGTGTGGAGTTTTATTATCAGCCAACCGCCAACCTACCTACTGCCATCCACGCCGATGACAAGCGGTTGCGGCAAGTTTTATTGAATTTGCTCAGTAACGCCGTCAAGTTCACCGATGTCGGCATAGTCAGCTTTCGAATCGAAGTTGTTGATGTACCAATTGAATCAGACCATATCTGCCGGATTCGTTTCCAAATCAAAGATACGGGTATCGGCATTCCTCCAGACAAACTGGCAACGATTTTCTTACCCTTTGAACAGGCAGGAAAACGAGAACGCAATATTGAAGGTACTGGTTTGGGCTTGGCTATCAGCCAGCAGATAATTGAGAAGATGGGCAGTACCATTCGAGTTGAGAGTGTACTTGGTCAGGGAAGTTGCTTCTGGTTTGAAGTAGATTTGCCTATAGCTTCCGACTGGACACCAGAACAGACCAACCATGAAAAAGTGATTGGTTATCAAGGCGAACGACGGAAAATTCTGGTAGTTGATGACTACTTAGAAAACTGCTTGGTTGTAGTCAATATGTTGGAACCGTTGGGCTTTAAGTTGGCACAAGCCAGCGATGGACAAGCTGGTTTTAACACCGCCTTACAAATGCGTCCCGACTTGATCATCACTGACATACATATGTCTGTTATGGACGGCTTAGAAATGACTCGTCGCCTACGCCAATTGTCTGACTTTGCCACCATCCCCATCATCGCTTCTCCCGCCACTCTCTCCCAAGTGGATATGCACAGCAGTCTGGAGGCTGGATGTAATATCTTTTTGCCAAAACCCATCGAGTATACAGGGTTATTAGCTGAATTAAAGCGACTTTTACAGTTGCAATGGGTTTATGAAGCTTTACCAGAAACCGCCCCAGCCGTTGCAACAACTGACAATGAAGCTGACCTAGTGCTACCCCCACCGACAGAACTCACTGCCCTTTACACCGCTATCCAAGGTGGATTTATGACCGATGTCCAACAACAAGCACAGCGAATTAAGCAATTAGCGCCTGAATATGCTGCTTTTGCTAACCGGGTTCTGGAACTGTGCCATAACTTTGATGATGAAGCCATTCTACGTTTGCTGGAAAGGGCAATATAA
- a CDS encoding universal stress protein yields MTVLILDFKFWILDDFLFKPSPWWAEQIALLRQSKISKLHPLVGAVNPKSSIQNLKLFDLFDSGDFMFNKILAAIDRSPNGNAVFDEALTLAKATKASLMLLHILSSEEKDSPQTPTLLTLEYHPLHKELLEDYWKQWQSYEEEGFKLLRSYTESATNAGVSTEFTQNSGNPSRNICELARTWGAELIVIGRRGHSGLNELILGSVSNYVFHHAPCSVHVVYTPVALKSEVPVVNEAQVVH; encoded by the coding sequence TTGACCGTACTAATTTTAGATTTTAAATTTTGGATTTTGGATGATTTTTTGTTCAAGCCCAGCCCCTGGTGGGCGGAACAAATCGCGCTGCTTCGTCAATCCAAAATCTCCAAGCTGCATCCCCTTGTGGGTGCAGTCAATCCAAAATCATCAATCCAAAATCTAAAATTGTTTGACTTGTTTGATTCAGGAGATTTTATGTTTAACAAGATTCTAGCTGCAATTGACCGTTCCCCCAATGGTAATGCTGTTTTTGATGAAGCGCTGACTCTAGCAAAGGCAACTAAAGCAAGCCTGATGCTGTTGCATATCCTATCTAGTGAAGAAAAAGATAGCCCCCAAACACCTACACTGCTTACTCTTGAATATCACCCATTACATAAAGAACTTCTAGAGGATTATTGGAAGCAGTGGCAAAGTTACGAAGAAGAGGGTTTCAAGTTATTGCGATCGTATACAGAGTCAGCAACCAATGCAGGGGTAAGCACTGAATTTACCCAAAATTCTGGCAATCCCAGCCGGAATATCTGTGAACTTGCTCGAACTTGGGGCGCTGAATTAATTGTGATCGGTCGTCGAGGGCATTCTGGTTTGAATGAATTGATTTTAGGCAGTGTGAGTAATTATGTTTTTCACCATGCTCCTTGTTCCGTGCATGTTGTTTATACTCCAGTTGCTCTTAAATCTGAAGTACCCGTGGTCAATGAAGCTCAAGTAGTTCATTAA
- a CDS encoding SDR family oxidoreductase — MNQILKNKRALITGGSRGIGAAIVKRLASEGADVAFTYTSSPDRANEIVQAVQALGVQALAIQADSADASAVVAAVEATVNKLGSIDILVNNAGVLAIGPIDDFTLADFDRTFAINVRAVFVATQAAVKHMKEGGRIINIGSTNAERMPFPGGGVYAMSKSALQGLVQGLSRDLGPRGITINNVQPGPIATDMNPSEGEFAEMLKKHIAVARYGTVDEVAGLVAYLAGPESGYITGANLMIDGGFSA; from the coding sequence ATGAACCAGATACTCAAGAATAAACGCGCACTCATTACTGGAGGCAGTCGCGGCATTGGGGCAGCGATCGTCAAGCGTTTAGCAAGTGAAGGCGCTGATGTCGCCTTCACATATACTAGTTCACCTGATCGAGCTAACGAAATTGTGCAGGCAGTACAGGCGCTAGGTGTCCAAGCTCTTGCTATCCAAGCCGACAGTGCCGATGCCAGTGCGGTGGTCGCGGCTGTTGAAGCCACTGTGAACAAATTAGGCAGCATTGATATTCTCGTCAACAATGCAGGCGTACTGGCGATCGGCCCAATCGACGATTTCACGTTGGCGGACTTTGATCGAACCTTTGCCATTAACGTGCGTGCCGTGTTTGTGGCGACGCAAGCCGCAGTCAAGCACATGAAAGAGGGCGGACGCATCATCAACATCGGCAGCACTAACGCCGAACGTATGCCATTTCCTGGCGGCGGCGTATATGCCATGAGTAAATCTGCTCTGCAAGGGCTTGTGCAAGGGCTGTCGCGTGACCTTGGCCCACGCGGAATTACGATCAACAACGTGCAGCCTGGGCCGATCGCTACGGATATGAATCCCTCGGAGGGAGAGTTTGCCGAGATGCTCAAAAAGCACATTGCGGTAGCTCGCTACGGCACGGTTGACGAGGTTGCGGGGCTGGTTGCTTATCTGGCTGGCCCTGAGTCCGGTTACATCACAGGTGCAAACCTGATGATTGATGGAGGGTTCAGCGCATAA
- a CDS encoding sensor histidine kinase, with protein sequence MSVDCLAQENTILVVDDTPTNLQVLFDLLTEKGYRVAIAKNGETALQRLQMSQPNLILLDVMMPGIDGFETCQRLKANPATGDIPVIFMTALSDSVDKVKGLSLGAVDYITKPIQNEEVLARIRVHLQLRHATRSMEQRTQELNQALESLKKAQLHLVQGEKMSALGQLVAGIAHEINNPVNFIHGNLSHVKEYTQNLMEFVQLYQQHYPNPVAEIQERAEDLDVEFLQADLLKMLGSMEMGSERIRHLVLSLRNFSRLDESEFKPVDIHAGINSTLVILQHRLKAKPNFPAIQVIKDYAQLPEVECYPSQLNQVFMNILSNAIDALEESNITSPTITIRTSVIDTNWVTVGIADNGVGIPESICSQLFNPFFTTKPVGKGTGLGLSISYQIVTEKHGGKIECHSTVGQGTEFVVQIPVRQVMT encoded by the coding sequence ATGTCTGTTGATTGCTTGGCTCAGGAAAATACAATTTTAGTTGTGGACGACACCCCTACCAATCTACAAGTTTTGTTTGATTTGCTTACTGAAAAGGGATACCGAGTAGCGATCGCCAAAAATGGTGAAACTGCCCTGCAACGTCTGCAAATGTCTCAACCTAATTTGATTTTATTGGATGTGATGATGCCAGGAATCGATGGCTTTGAAACTTGTCAACGACTCAAAGCCAATCCTGCCACTGGCGACATTCCGGTGATTTTCATGACCGCTCTTTCTGACTCAGTGGATAAAGTCAAAGGCTTAAGCCTGGGTGCAGTGGATTACATCACCAAACCGATTCAGAATGAGGAAGTGTTGGCACGCATCCGGGTACATCTGCAACTGCGTCATGCTACTCGTAGCATGGAACAGCGCACACAAGAACTCAATCAAGCATTAGAAAGCCTTAAAAAAGCCCAACTACATTTAGTACAGGGTGAAAAAATGTCGGCTCTGGGTCAGTTAGTGGCAGGAATTGCCCACGAAATCAATAATCCTGTAAATTTCATCCACGGCAATCTTTCCCATGTCAAGGAATATACTCAAAATTTAATGGAATTTGTCCAACTCTACCAACAGCACTATCCCAACCCAGTAGCGGAAATTCAAGAGCGGGCCGAAGACTTGGATGTGGAATTTTTGCAAGCGGATTTGTTGAAGATGTTGGGTTCGATGGAAATGGGCAGTGAGCGTATTCGCCACCTCGTCCTTTCTCTGCGTAACTTCTCCCGTTTGGATGAATCCGAATTTAAACCCGTCGATATTCATGCAGGCATTAATAGCACGTTAGTGATTTTACAACACCGTCTTAAAGCCAAACCGAATTTTCCCGCCATTCAAGTCATTAAAGACTACGCACAGTTACCGGAAGTTGAATGCTACCCCAGTCAACTTAACCAAGTATTTATGAATATTTTGAGTAATGCGATCGATGCTTTAGAAGAATCAAACATCACCTCCCCTACCATCACCATCCGTACTTCTGTTATCGATACCAACTGGGTCACAGTTGGCATTGCTGATAATGGAGTCGGCATTCCAGAATCGATTTGCTCTCAACTGTTCAATCCTTTTTTTACCACCAAACCCGTTGGGAAAGGAACTGGTTTAGGGCTATCAATTAGCTATCAGATTGTCACCGAAAAACACGGTGGTAAAATTGAGTGTCATTCTACTGTAGGACAAGGAACCGAGTTCGTCGTGCAAATTCCGGTGCGGCAGGTCATGACATAA
- a CDS encoding IS5 family transposase produces the protein MYRRAQKQEKAAENFELPFGGKLASDNRWVIMANMIPWSKFEAEYAEIFSARMGAPAKTFRMALGALIIKEKLGISDRETVEQIRENPYLQYFIGMSAYSNESAFDPSMLVHFRERIDIELVNKINQEIVRKMLENKQEVEVRAKKPEVEDSKSKPANRGKLILDASCAPADISYPTDLGLLNQARKQTETIIDTLYKSLLVRNINKPRTYRNKARKDYLAVAKKRKPTVKERRKAIRKQLQYINRNLTHIQQLINLGASLLKLSNSQYKMLLVVAEVYRQQLWLYENQKISIQDRIVSLNQPHIRPIIRGKAGRTVEFGAKFSASYYDGYVFLDHISWDNFNESGDLKSQVEAYKNYTGYYPESVHVDKIYRTRENRAWCQERGIRISGPPLGRPPQNVSPEKKKQAAYDERIRNCIEGKFGQGKRRFSLGRVMAKLPHTSFTAIAITFLVMNLSTLLLRLFCVFFCLFFKTESFFTSSIIETDISLNLKQQKLIFFLD, from the coding sequence ATGTATCGAAGAGCGCAAAAGCAAGAAAAAGCAGCAGAAAACTTTGAACTACCCTTTGGGGGAAAACTAGCGTCAGATAACCGATGGGTAATCATGGCGAACATGATACCTTGGTCAAAATTTGAAGCAGAGTACGCAGAAATATTTTCAGCAAGAATGGGAGCGCCAGCCAAAACATTTAGAATGGCGTTGGGAGCATTAATAATTAAAGAAAAATTAGGAATAAGTGACAGAGAGACAGTAGAACAAATTCGGGAGAACCCGTATCTGCAATACTTTATAGGAATGTCAGCATATAGTAATGAATCTGCATTTGACCCGTCAATGCTAGTTCATTTTAGAGAAAGGATAGATATAGAATTAGTCAATAAAATCAATCAAGAAATAGTCAGGAAGATGTTAGAAAATAAACAGGAGGTAGAAGTAAGAGCAAAAAAGCCAGAGGTCGAGGATTCAAAAAGTAAGCCAGCCAATAGAGGAAAATTAATATTAGATGCTAGTTGTGCGCCAGCAGACATAAGTTATCCGACAGATTTAGGATTATTAAATCAAGCCAGAAAGCAAACAGAAACAATCATAGATACATTATATAAGTCCTTATTAGTAAGAAATATCAACAAACCAAGAACCTACAGAAACAAAGCAAGAAAGGATTATTTAGCAGTAGCCAAGAAAAGAAAACCAACAGTTAAAGAAAGAAGGAAAGCTATCAGAAAGCAACTGCAATATATCAACAGAAATTTAACTCATATTCAGCAGCTAATAAATTTAGGTGCGTCACTATTAAAACTGAGCAACAGTCAATATAAGATGTTGCTAGTAGTAGCAGAAGTTTATCGTCAACAGTTATGGTTATATGAAAATCAAAAAATTAGTATACAAGACCGCATTGTCAGTTTAAACCAACCACACATTCGTCCGATTATCCGAGGTAAAGCCGGGAGAACAGTAGAGTTTGGGGCTAAGTTTTCAGCTAGTTACTATGATGGCTATGTATTTTTAGACCATATTAGTTGGGACAACTTTAACGAATCAGGAGACTTAAAATCACAAGTAGAAGCATACAAAAACTACACCGGATATTATCCTGAATCAGTTCATGTTGATAAGATTTATCGGACGAGGGAGAATCGAGCTTGGTGTCAAGAAAGGGGAATTAGAATTAGTGGCCCACCACTAGGTAGACCCCCCCAAAATGTCAGCCCTGAAAAGAAGAAACAAGCCGCTTATGACGAAAGGATTCGTAATTGTATTGAGGGCAAGTTTGGACAAGGTAAACGAAGATTTAGCCTTGGTAGAGTTATGGCTAAACTTCCTCATACTTCTTTCACCGCTATTGCCATAACTTTTTTAGTTATGAATCTTTCTACTCTGCTATTACGGCTTTTTTGTGTATTTTTTTGCCTATTTTTCAAAACTGAGTCTTTTTTTACTTCTTCTATTATCGAAACTGATATTTCATTAAACCTTAAACAACAAAAACTTATCTTTTTTCTGGACTGA
- a CDS encoding hexameric tyrosine-coordinated heme protein, translating into MDNVIDPTNSPVVIPPEVTLVPNNSLLTETPEEGRQLAVKMSRLIIKLTQPDEEKRNQLRDVYGNDAMMLIAVGQTVATEFATIAAANNYWRK; encoded by the coding sequence ATGGATAATGTAATAGATCCGACCAATTCACCCGTTGTAATACCACCCGAAGTTACATTGGTTCCTAATAACTCACTATTGACGGAGACACCAGAAGAAGGACGACAACTAGCAGTCAAAATGTCACGCTTAATTATTAAATTGACTCAGCCGGATGAAGAAAAACGCAACCAACTGCGAGATGTTTATGGCAATGATGCCATGATGCTAATTGCCGTTGGACAGACGGTTGCAACAGAGTTTGCCACGATCGCAGCTGCTAATAACTACTGGCGCAAATAA
- a CDS encoding cupin domain-containing protein, producing the protein MVYPSKNNPEMTANLRELADYTKPGVTRKALVQDEQHSFSLLCLTAGTKMPEHTAPRNISVTVIEGRGVLTLQGREITLEPGVFVYLPANTHHALHALENLAFLHT; encoded by the coding sequence ATGGTATACCCCTCCAAAAATAATCCTGAAATGACAGCTAATCTGCGGGAATTAGCAGATTACACGAAACCCGGAGTGACTCGCAAAGCGTTAGTACAAGATGAACAACACAGTTTCTCTTTACTCTGTCTGACGGCTGGAACAAAAATGCCTGAGCATACTGCTCCTCGGAATATTTCGGTGACTGTAATCGAAGGACGGGGAGTACTTACTCTGCAAGGACGTGAAATTACTTTGGAACCAGGAGTATTTGTTTATTTGCCTGCAAACACCCACCATGCGCTCCATGCCTTGGAAAATCTTGCATTTCTGCATACATGA